In Glycine soja cultivar W05 chromosome 10, ASM419377v2, whole genome shotgun sequence, the genomic stretch aaacGTATCAAAATTCAACATATGATGCTAAAATATCTGAATGTTATTTGAAGGACTAagttgaatatatttaaataatcttaAATACAGCatgcataagaagaaaaaaagaagtacAAATACTAATTGCCTCGTGCAATATATCAGAAATTGGGCCTGATCTTTTTGCCATTGGGGCAGCCCATCGCGTAACAGATATCTTCACAATTAAAGTTGGAATTGgctctgttttttttatttttttggctgaGTTTGTTGGAATTGACTTTGTACTTTGAATcataaggtatatatatatataagtattcgTTAGGTGTCGAAAGTGAGTGAGTTCCGGTGGATGGCGACGAGCGCGACAAGAAGCGGCGGCGTTACCCAAACCTTGGGCTTCAAGCCGTACCGTCACCTGAAAACTCTAACCGACCATGAAAACGCGGTGTCGTGCGTGAAGTTCTCGAACGATGGAACCCTCCTAGCCTCGGCCTCCCTGGACAAAACCCTAATCATATGGTCCTCCGCCACCCTCACCCTCTGCCACCGCCTCGTGGGCCACTCCGAGGGCATCTCCGACCTAGCCTGGTCCTCCGACTCCCACTACATCTGCTCCGCCTCCGACGACCGCACCCTCCGCATCTGGGACGCCACCGTCGGCGGCGGCTGCATCAAGATCCTCCGCGGCCACGACGACGCCGTTTTCTGCGTCAACTTCAACCCCCAATCGAGCTACATCGTGTCCGGTTCCTTCGACGAGACCATCAAGGTTTGGGATGTGAAGACCGGGAAATGCGTCCACACCATAAAGGGCCACACCATGCCCGTCACCTCCGTCCACTACAACCGCGACGGAAACCTCATCATCTCCGCCAGCCACGACGGCTCCTGCAAGATTTGGGACACCGAAACCGGCAATCTCTTGAAGACCCTCATCGAAGATAAGGCCCCTGCTGTCTCCTTCGCCAAATTCTCCCCCAATGGCAAGCTCATTCTCGCCGCCACTCTCAACGACACTCTTGTGTGTTTCATCTTCTTTTTCTGTTTGCTTCACAAGTCTTGCTATTTACATTTGAAATGGAATCTCAGACCATTGCCATTTTCCAGCACCATAATCATATAAGCATTCTTATTGAGTGATACTTTATGTTTTTCTCCATTCCTCTGCTTAAGTAAACCATAATGGAGGGGTAGAAGAAATATGTGATGGGTCCCACGTCGTGTAGAATGAAAGACTTAGAGCATGTTTGGTTTGCTGTTGCAAGATTATGTTTAGAGGCAAAAGTAATTTTGCCAACGGATTAGGACCCTTGCTACTAATCCCTTGCTTTTGCACTCATTTTACTTTTATCTGGTGGATTTGCATTGGAACGTGCACCGCAGCATTTCCAACTACAAACAAAACATGCACTGAATGTGATACTTGAGGCATGAGTCTCTCCTCTACCTATTGAATCAGTCTTTTGTGTTAGGTTCTTCTCTTGTGCTTAAGTAGGTGTAAACTGAAAATTTATAGGTGAGTGAAGCCGTCAAAGGGAGAAGGGCTGTGAGTTAGCGTTGATAGAGTGAAAGCCTCCTTGGACTTCTCCTCTTGAAGGAGGTGGCAATGTTAGTAGGAGTCTCATCCCAtgttaagtaaaataaaagactTAATGTTGTGTTTAAGGATGAGGCTCTCCCTAAAGGACTAGTCTTTTTGGTTGGGCTCTTCTTTTGCGTTTAAGTCCTAACAAAATAACACCTATTGAACTTATATCCC encodes the following:
- the LOC114372400 gene encoding COMPASS-like H3K4 histone methylase component WDR5B, with translation MATSATRSGGVTQTLGFKPYRHLKTLTDHENAVSCVKFSNDGTLLASASLDKTLIIWSSATLTLCHRLVGHSEGISDLAWSSDSHYICSASDDRTLRIWDATVGGGCIKILRGHDDAVFCVNFNPQSSYIVSGSFDETIKVWDVKTGKCVHTIKGHTMPVTSVHYNRDGNLIISASHDGSCKIWDTETGNLLKTLIEDKAPAVSFAKFSPNGKLILAATLNDTLKLWNYGSGKCLKIYSGHVNRVYCITSTFSVTNGKYIVSGSEDHCVYIWDLQQKLVQKLEGHTDTVISVTCHPTENKIASAGLAGDRTVRVWVQDS